A genomic region of Manihot esculenta cultivar AM560-2 chromosome 15, M.esculenta_v8, whole genome shotgun sequence contains the following coding sequences:
- the LOC110601826 gene encoding ARM REPEAT PROTEIN INTERACTING WITH ABF2 isoform X6, producing the protein MEPQRSQDQSLSERKGQKRKLEEEIEEKQREISAAVPFGDAREALLYEVTAQVNILNSTFSWNEADRAAAKRATHVLAEFAKNEELVNVIVEGGAVPALIKHLQAPYTNEADRNPKPFEHEVEKGSAFALGLLAVKPEHQQLIVDAGALSLLVDLLKRHKDGSSSRAVNSVIRRAADAITNLAHENSSIKTRVRVEGGIPPLVELLEFTDTKVQRAAAGALRTLAFKNDENKKQIVECNALPTLILMLRSEDAAIHYEAVGVIGNLVHSSPSIKKEVLAAGALQPVIGLLSSCCSESQREAALLLGQFAATDSDCKDSHNQAGIAHNGGLVPLLKLLDSKNGSLQHNAAFALYGLADNEDNVSDFIRVGGVQKLQDGEFIVQATKDCVSKTLKRLEEKIHGRVLNHLLYLMRVAEKAVQRRVALALAHLCSPDDQRTIFIDNNGLELLLGLLGSTSPKQQIDGAVALYRLANKAMSLSPVDAAPPSPTPQVYLGEQYVNNSTLSDVTFLVEGRRFCAHRICLLASSDAFRAMFDGGYLEKDARDIDIPNIRWEVFELMMRFIYTGSIDISLDIAQDLLRAADQYLLEGLKRLCEYTIAQDISLENVASMYELSEAFHAISLRHTCILFILEHFDKLNAKPRLVDLIDVKPFEGSYRMVNMAHNLPQYQSAVPRVYIVTLFPFS; encoded by the exons ATGGAGCCGCAGAGGAGCCAAGATCAGAGTCTCTCCGAGAGGAAGGGACAGAAGCGGAAACTGGAGGAAGAGATAGAAGAGAAGCAGCGAGAGATCTCAGCTGCGGTCCCCTTCGGCGATGCGCGTGAAGCACTTTTATACGAGGTGACTGCGCAGGTAAATATCCTTAACTCGACCTTCTCTTGGAACGAGGCCGATCGGGCAGCTGCCAAGCGCGCCACTCACGTCCTTGCAGAGTTCGCCAAAAACG AGGAATTAGTGAACGTAATTGTTGAAGGAGGTGCAGTTCCAGCTCTTATCAAGCATCTTCAAGCGCCTTACACGAATGAAGCTGACCGTAATCCGAAACCGTTTGAGCACGAGGTGGAAAAGGGGAGTGCTTTCGCTCTAGGACTGCTTGCCGTCAAG CCAGAGCATCAGCAACTCATAGTTGATGCTGGCGCTCTGTCACTTCTTGTGGACCTGTTGAAGAGGCACAAGGATGGTTCTAGTTCTCGGGCAGTAAATAGTGTAATTAGAAGGGCAGCTGATGCTATCACCAATCTAGCTCATGAGAACAGCAGCATTAAGACACGTGTTAG GGTGGAAGGTGGGATTCCTCCTCTGGTTGAGTTGCTTGAATTCACTGACACAAAGGTGCAAAGGGCTGCTGCTGGGGCACTACGCACTCTGGCTTTCAAGAATGATGAGAATAAAAAGCAG ATTGTTGAATGTAATGCTCTTCCCACCCTCATTCTAATGCTACGGTCCGAGGATGCTGCTATACACTATGAAGCT GTTGGTGTGATAGGAAATCTGGTGCATTCATCCCCAAGTATAAAGAAAGAAGTACTTGCTGCTGGTGCTCTGCAACCTGTTATTGGCTTACTTAG TTCCTGCTGCTCTGAGAGCCAGAGGGAGGCTGCTTTGTTACTTGGACAATTTGCTGCAACAGACTCCGATTGCAAG GACTCGCATAATCAAGCTGGTATAGCTCATAATGGTGGTTTAGTGCCACTACTGAAGCTTCTGGATTCAAAAAATGGATCTCTTCAACATAATGCTGCATTTGCCCTATATGGTCTTGCCGACAATGAG GATAATGTGTCCGATTTTATTAGGGTGGGAGGTGTCCAGAAGCTGCAGGATGGGGAATTTATTGTTCAA GCAACAAAAGATTGTGTATCAAAGACTTTGAAAAGATTAGAGGAGAAGATTCACGGACga GTTCTAAACCATTTGTTATATCTAATGCGTGTAGCAGAGAAAGCTGTCCAACGACGTGTTGCTTTAGCTCTTGCACATCTTTGTTCCCCAGATGATCAGAGAACCATATTCATTGATAACAATG GATTGGAGTTGCTGCTTGGTCTCCTAGGCTCTACAAGCCCAAAGCAACAAATTGATGGCGCTGTCGCTCTCTACAGGTTGGCAAATAAAGCAATGTCTCTCTCCCCTGTGGATGCAGCCCCACCTTCTCCAACACCACAG GTATATTTGGGGGAGCAGTATGTAAACAATTCTACTTTGTCTGATGTTACCTTTCTGGTCGAAG GTAGACGGTTCTGTGCCCATAGAATTTGCCTGCTTGCTTCTTCAGATGCATTTCGTGCAATGTTTGATGGAGGCTACCTG GAGAAGGATGCAAGGGATATTGACATTCCAAACATTAGATGGGAGGTTTTTGAGTTGATGATGAG ATTCATTTACACAGGATCAATAGATATTTCATTAGATATTGCACAAGATCTGCTAAGGGCTGCAGATCAGTATCTTTTGGAGGGGCTTAAGAGACTCTGTGAATATACAATAGCACAG gaTATATCACTGGAAAATGTTGCGAGCATGTATGAACTTTCAGAAGCTTTTCATGCTATTTCGTTGAGGCACACATGCATTTTGTTTATCTTGGAGCATTTTGATAAATTGAATGCTAAGCCCAG ATTGGTAGATCTCATCGATGTCAAGCCATTTGAAGGTTCTTATAGGATGGTTAATATGGCTCATAATCTTCCCCAATACCAGAGTGCTGTTCCACGTGTATACATTGTAACATTGTTTCCATTTTCTTGA
- the LOC110601826 gene encoding ARM REPEAT PROTEIN INTERACTING WITH ABF2 isoform X4 encodes MEPQRSQDQSLSERKGQKRKLEEEIEEKQREISAAVPFGDAREALLYEVTAQVNILNSTFSWNEADRAAAKRATHVLAEFAKNEELVNVIVEGGAVPALIKHLQAPYTNEADRNPKPFEHEVEKGSAFALGLLAVKPEHQQLIVDAGALSLLVDLLKRHKDGSSSRAVNSVIRRAADAITNLAHENSSIKTRVRVEGGIPPLVELLEFTDTKVQRAAAGALRTLAFKNDENKKQIVECNALPTLILMLRSEDAAIHYEAVGVIGNLVHSSPSIKKEVLAAGALQPVIGLLSSCCSESQREAALLLGQFAATDSDCKVHIVQRGAVQPLIEMLQSPDVQLREMSAFALGRLAQDSHNQAGIAHNGGLVPLLKLLDSKNGSLQHNAAFALYGLADNEDNVSDFIRVGGVQKLQDGEFIVQATKDCVSKTLKRLEEKIHGRVLNHLLYLMRVAEKAVQRRVALALAHLCSPDDQRTIFIDNNGLELLLGLLGSTSPKQQIDGAVALYRLANKAMSLSPVDAAPPSPTPQVYLGEQYVNNSTLSDVTFLVEGRRFCAHRICLLASSDAFRAMFDGGYLEKDARDIDIPNIRWEVFELMMRFIYTGSIDISLDIAQDLLRAADQYLLEGLKRLCEYTIAQDISLENVASMYELSEAFHAISLRHTCILFILEHFDKLNAKPRHSHLIQRIIPEIRNYFAKALTKINPRNLRL; translated from the exons ATGGAGCCGCAGAGGAGCCAAGATCAGAGTCTCTCCGAGAGGAAGGGACAGAAGCGGAAACTGGAGGAAGAGATAGAAGAGAAGCAGCGAGAGATCTCAGCTGCGGTCCCCTTCGGCGATGCGCGTGAAGCACTTTTATACGAGGTGACTGCGCAGGTAAATATCCTTAACTCGACCTTCTCTTGGAACGAGGCCGATCGGGCAGCTGCCAAGCGCGCCACTCACGTCCTTGCAGAGTTCGCCAAAAACG AGGAATTAGTGAACGTAATTGTTGAAGGAGGTGCAGTTCCAGCTCTTATCAAGCATCTTCAAGCGCCTTACACGAATGAAGCTGACCGTAATCCGAAACCGTTTGAGCACGAGGTGGAAAAGGGGAGTGCTTTCGCTCTAGGACTGCTTGCCGTCAAG CCAGAGCATCAGCAACTCATAGTTGATGCTGGCGCTCTGTCACTTCTTGTGGACCTGTTGAAGAGGCACAAGGATGGTTCTAGTTCTCGGGCAGTAAATAGTGTAATTAGAAGGGCAGCTGATGCTATCACCAATCTAGCTCATGAGAACAGCAGCATTAAGACACGTGTTAG GGTGGAAGGTGGGATTCCTCCTCTGGTTGAGTTGCTTGAATTCACTGACACAAAGGTGCAAAGGGCTGCTGCTGGGGCACTACGCACTCTGGCTTTCAAGAATGATGAGAATAAAAAGCAG ATTGTTGAATGTAATGCTCTTCCCACCCTCATTCTAATGCTACGGTCCGAGGATGCTGCTATACACTATGAAGCT GTTGGTGTGATAGGAAATCTGGTGCATTCATCCCCAAGTATAAAGAAAGAAGTACTTGCTGCTGGTGCTCTGCAACCTGTTATTGGCTTACTTAG TTCCTGCTGCTCTGAGAGCCAGAGGGAGGCTGCTTTGTTACTTGGACAATTTGCTGCAACAGACTCCGATTGCAAG GTTCACATTGTACAAAGGGGTGCAGTTCAACCTTTGATAGAGATGCTTCAGTCTCCAGATGTACAGCTGAGAGAAATGTCAGCCTTTGCACTGGGGAGGTTGGCACAG GACTCGCATAATCAAGCTGGTATAGCTCATAATGGTGGTTTAGTGCCACTACTGAAGCTTCTGGATTCAAAAAATGGATCTCTTCAACATAATGCTGCATTTGCCCTATATGGTCTTGCCGACAATGAG GATAATGTGTCCGATTTTATTAGGGTGGGAGGTGTCCAGAAGCTGCAGGATGGGGAATTTATTGTTCAA GCAACAAAAGATTGTGTATCAAAGACTTTGAAAAGATTAGAGGAGAAGATTCACGGACga GTTCTAAACCATTTGTTATATCTAATGCGTGTAGCAGAGAAAGCTGTCCAACGACGTGTTGCTTTAGCTCTTGCACATCTTTGTTCCCCAGATGATCAGAGAACCATATTCATTGATAACAATG GATTGGAGTTGCTGCTTGGTCTCCTAGGCTCTACAAGCCCAAAGCAACAAATTGATGGCGCTGTCGCTCTCTACAGGTTGGCAAATAAAGCAATGTCTCTCTCCCCTGTGGATGCAGCCCCACCTTCTCCAACACCACAG GTATATTTGGGGGAGCAGTATGTAAACAATTCTACTTTGTCTGATGTTACCTTTCTGGTCGAAG GTAGACGGTTCTGTGCCCATAGAATTTGCCTGCTTGCTTCTTCAGATGCATTTCGTGCAATGTTTGATGGAGGCTACCTG GAGAAGGATGCAAGGGATATTGACATTCCAAACATTAGATGGGAGGTTTTTGAGTTGATGATGAG ATTCATTTACACAGGATCAATAGATATTTCATTAGATATTGCACAAGATCTGCTAAGGGCTGCAGATCAGTATCTTTTGGAGGGGCTTAAGAGACTCTGTGAATATACAATAGCACAG gaTATATCACTGGAAAATGTTGCGAGCATGTATGAACTTTCAGAAGCTTTTCATGCTATTTCGTTGAGGCACACATGCATTTTGTTTATCTTGGAGCATTTTGATAAATTGAATGCTAAGCCCAG GCACTCCCATTTGATCCAGCGTATTATACCTGAGATTCGGAATTACTTTGCCAAAGCACTTACCAAAATTAACCCACGTAACTTGCGGTTGTAG
- the LOC110601826 gene encoding ARM REPEAT PROTEIN INTERACTING WITH ABF2 isoform X2 has product MEPQRSQDQSLSERKGQKRKLEEEIEEKQREISAAVPFGDAREALLYEVTAQVNILNSTFSWNEADRAAAKRATHVLAEFAKNEELVNVIVEGGAVPALIKHLQAPYTNEADRNPKPFEHEVEKGSAFALGLLAVKPEHQQLIVDAGALSLLVDLLKRHKDGSSSRAVNSVIRRAADAITNLAHENSSIKTRVRVEGGIPPLVELLEFTDTKVQRAAAGALRTLAFKNDENKKQIVECNALPTLILMLRSEDAAIHYEAVGVIGNLVHSSPSIKKEVLAAGALQPVIGLLSSCCSESQREAALLLGQFAATDSDCKVHIVQRGAVQPLIEMLQSPDVQLREMSAFALGRLAQDSHNQAGIAHNGGLVPLLKLLDSKNGSLQHNAAFALYGLADNEDNVSDFIRVGGVQKLQDGEFIVQATKDCVSKTLKRLEEKIHGRVLNHLLYLMRVAEKAVQRRVALALAHLCSPDDQRTIFIDNNGLELLLGLLGSTSPKQQIDGAVALYRLANKAMSLSPVDAAPPSPTPQVYLGEQYVNNSTLSDVTFLVEGRRFCAHRICLLASSDAFRAMFDGGYLEKDARDIDIPNIRWEVFELMMRFIYTGSIDISLDIAQDLLRAADQYLLEGLKRLCEYTIAQDISLENVASMYELSEAFHAISLRHTCILFILEHFDKLNAKPRLVDLIDVKPFEGSYRMVNMAHNLPQYQSAVPRVYIVTLFPFS; this is encoded by the exons ATGGAGCCGCAGAGGAGCCAAGATCAGAGTCTCTCCGAGAGGAAGGGACAGAAGCGGAAACTGGAGGAAGAGATAGAAGAGAAGCAGCGAGAGATCTCAGCTGCGGTCCCCTTCGGCGATGCGCGTGAAGCACTTTTATACGAGGTGACTGCGCAGGTAAATATCCTTAACTCGACCTTCTCTTGGAACGAGGCCGATCGGGCAGCTGCCAAGCGCGCCACTCACGTCCTTGCAGAGTTCGCCAAAAACG AGGAATTAGTGAACGTAATTGTTGAAGGAGGTGCAGTTCCAGCTCTTATCAAGCATCTTCAAGCGCCTTACACGAATGAAGCTGACCGTAATCCGAAACCGTTTGAGCACGAGGTGGAAAAGGGGAGTGCTTTCGCTCTAGGACTGCTTGCCGTCAAG CCAGAGCATCAGCAACTCATAGTTGATGCTGGCGCTCTGTCACTTCTTGTGGACCTGTTGAAGAGGCACAAGGATGGTTCTAGTTCTCGGGCAGTAAATAGTGTAATTAGAAGGGCAGCTGATGCTATCACCAATCTAGCTCATGAGAACAGCAGCATTAAGACACGTGTTAG GGTGGAAGGTGGGATTCCTCCTCTGGTTGAGTTGCTTGAATTCACTGACACAAAGGTGCAAAGGGCTGCTGCTGGGGCACTACGCACTCTGGCTTTCAAGAATGATGAGAATAAAAAGCAG ATTGTTGAATGTAATGCTCTTCCCACCCTCATTCTAATGCTACGGTCCGAGGATGCTGCTATACACTATGAAGCT GTTGGTGTGATAGGAAATCTGGTGCATTCATCCCCAAGTATAAAGAAAGAAGTACTTGCTGCTGGTGCTCTGCAACCTGTTATTGGCTTACTTAG TTCCTGCTGCTCTGAGAGCCAGAGGGAGGCTGCTTTGTTACTTGGACAATTTGCTGCAACAGACTCCGATTGCAAG GTTCACATTGTACAAAGGGGTGCAGTTCAACCTTTGATAGAGATGCTTCAGTCTCCAGATGTACAGCTGAGAGAAATGTCAGCCTTTGCACTGGGGAGGTTGGCACAG GACTCGCATAATCAAGCTGGTATAGCTCATAATGGTGGTTTAGTGCCACTACTGAAGCTTCTGGATTCAAAAAATGGATCTCTTCAACATAATGCTGCATTTGCCCTATATGGTCTTGCCGACAATGAG GATAATGTGTCCGATTTTATTAGGGTGGGAGGTGTCCAGAAGCTGCAGGATGGGGAATTTATTGTTCAA GCAACAAAAGATTGTGTATCAAAGACTTTGAAAAGATTAGAGGAGAAGATTCACGGACga GTTCTAAACCATTTGTTATATCTAATGCGTGTAGCAGAGAAAGCTGTCCAACGACGTGTTGCTTTAGCTCTTGCACATCTTTGTTCCCCAGATGATCAGAGAACCATATTCATTGATAACAATG GATTGGAGTTGCTGCTTGGTCTCCTAGGCTCTACAAGCCCAAAGCAACAAATTGATGGCGCTGTCGCTCTCTACAGGTTGGCAAATAAAGCAATGTCTCTCTCCCCTGTGGATGCAGCCCCACCTTCTCCAACACCACAG GTATATTTGGGGGAGCAGTATGTAAACAATTCTACTTTGTCTGATGTTACCTTTCTGGTCGAAG GTAGACGGTTCTGTGCCCATAGAATTTGCCTGCTTGCTTCTTCAGATGCATTTCGTGCAATGTTTGATGGAGGCTACCTG GAGAAGGATGCAAGGGATATTGACATTCCAAACATTAGATGGGAGGTTTTTGAGTTGATGATGAG ATTCATTTACACAGGATCAATAGATATTTCATTAGATATTGCACAAGATCTGCTAAGGGCTGCAGATCAGTATCTTTTGGAGGGGCTTAAGAGACTCTGTGAATATACAATAGCACAG gaTATATCACTGGAAAATGTTGCGAGCATGTATGAACTTTCAGAAGCTTTTCATGCTATTTCGTTGAGGCACACATGCATTTTGTTTATCTTGGAGCATTTTGATAAATTGAATGCTAAGCCCAG ATTGGTAGATCTCATCGATGTCAAGCCATTTGAAGGTTCTTATAGGATGGTTAATATGGCTCATAATCTTCCCCAATACCAGAGTGCTGTTCCACGTGTATACATTGTAACATTGTTTCCATTTTCTTGA
- the LOC110601826 gene encoding ARM REPEAT PROTEIN INTERACTING WITH ABF2 isoform X1: MEPQRSQDQSLSERKGQKRKLEEEIEEKQREISAAVPFGDAREALLYEVTAQVNILNSTFSWNEADRAAAKRATHVLAEFAKNEELVNVIVEGGAVPALIKHLQAPYTNEADRNPKPFEHEVEKGSAFALGLLAVKPEHQQLIVDAGALSLLVDLLKRHKDGSSSRAVNSVIRRAADAITNLAHENSSIKTRVRVEGGIPPLVELLEFTDTKVQRAAAGALRTLAFKNDENKKQIVECNALPTLILMLRSEDAAIHYEAVGVIGNLVHSSPSIKKEVLAAGALQPVIGLLSSSCCSESQREAALLLGQFAATDSDCKVHIVQRGAVQPLIEMLQSPDVQLREMSAFALGRLAQDSHNQAGIAHNGGLVPLLKLLDSKNGSLQHNAAFALYGLADNEDNVSDFIRVGGVQKLQDGEFIVQATKDCVSKTLKRLEEKIHGRVLNHLLYLMRVAEKAVQRRVALALAHLCSPDDQRTIFIDNNGLELLLGLLGSTSPKQQIDGAVALYRLANKAMSLSPVDAAPPSPTPQVYLGEQYVNNSTLSDVTFLVEGRRFCAHRICLLASSDAFRAMFDGGYLEKDARDIDIPNIRWEVFELMMRFIYTGSIDISLDIAQDLLRAADQYLLEGLKRLCEYTIAQDISLENVASMYELSEAFHAISLRHTCILFILEHFDKLNAKPRLVDLIDVKPFEGSYRMVNMAHNLPQYQSAVPRVYIVTLFPFS; the protein is encoded by the exons ATGGAGCCGCAGAGGAGCCAAGATCAGAGTCTCTCCGAGAGGAAGGGACAGAAGCGGAAACTGGAGGAAGAGATAGAAGAGAAGCAGCGAGAGATCTCAGCTGCGGTCCCCTTCGGCGATGCGCGTGAAGCACTTTTATACGAGGTGACTGCGCAGGTAAATATCCTTAACTCGACCTTCTCTTGGAACGAGGCCGATCGGGCAGCTGCCAAGCGCGCCACTCACGTCCTTGCAGAGTTCGCCAAAAACG AGGAATTAGTGAACGTAATTGTTGAAGGAGGTGCAGTTCCAGCTCTTATCAAGCATCTTCAAGCGCCTTACACGAATGAAGCTGACCGTAATCCGAAACCGTTTGAGCACGAGGTGGAAAAGGGGAGTGCTTTCGCTCTAGGACTGCTTGCCGTCAAG CCAGAGCATCAGCAACTCATAGTTGATGCTGGCGCTCTGTCACTTCTTGTGGACCTGTTGAAGAGGCACAAGGATGGTTCTAGTTCTCGGGCAGTAAATAGTGTAATTAGAAGGGCAGCTGATGCTATCACCAATCTAGCTCATGAGAACAGCAGCATTAAGACACGTGTTAG GGTGGAAGGTGGGATTCCTCCTCTGGTTGAGTTGCTTGAATTCACTGACACAAAGGTGCAAAGGGCTGCTGCTGGGGCACTACGCACTCTGGCTTTCAAGAATGATGAGAATAAAAAGCAG ATTGTTGAATGTAATGCTCTTCCCACCCTCATTCTAATGCTACGGTCCGAGGATGCTGCTATACACTATGAAGCT GTTGGTGTGATAGGAAATCTGGTGCATTCATCCCCAAGTATAAAGAAAGAAGTACTTGCTGCTGGTGCTCTGCAACCTGTTATTGGCTTACTTAG CAGTTCCTGCTGCTCTGAGAGCCAGAGGGAGGCTGCTTTGTTACTTGGACAATTTGCTGCAACAGACTCCGATTGCAAG GTTCACATTGTACAAAGGGGTGCAGTTCAACCTTTGATAGAGATGCTTCAGTCTCCAGATGTACAGCTGAGAGAAATGTCAGCCTTTGCACTGGGGAGGTTGGCACAG GACTCGCATAATCAAGCTGGTATAGCTCATAATGGTGGTTTAGTGCCACTACTGAAGCTTCTGGATTCAAAAAATGGATCTCTTCAACATAATGCTGCATTTGCCCTATATGGTCTTGCCGACAATGAG GATAATGTGTCCGATTTTATTAGGGTGGGAGGTGTCCAGAAGCTGCAGGATGGGGAATTTATTGTTCAA GCAACAAAAGATTGTGTATCAAAGACTTTGAAAAGATTAGAGGAGAAGATTCACGGACga GTTCTAAACCATTTGTTATATCTAATGCGTGTAGCAGAGAAAGCTGTCCAACGACGTGTTGCTTTAGCTCTTGCACATCTTTGTTCCCCAGATGATCAGAGAACCATATTCATTGATAACAATG GATTGGAGTTGCTGCTTGGTCTCCTAGGCTCTACAAGCCCAAAGCAACAAATTGATGGCGCTGTCGCTCTCTACAGGTTGGCAAATAAAGCAATGTCTCTCTCCCCTGTGGATGCAGCCCCACCTTCTCCAACACCACAG GTATATTTGGGGGAGCAGTATGTAAACAATTCTACTTTGTCTGATGTTACCTTTCTGGTCGAAG GTAGACGGTTCTGTGCCCATAGAATTTGCCTGCTTGCTTCTTCAGATGCATTTCGTGCAATGTTTGATGGAGGCTACCTG GAGAAGGATGCAAGGGATATTGACATTCCAAACATTAGATGGGAGGTTTTTGAGTTGATGATGAG ATTCATTTACACAGGATCAATAGATATTTCATTAGATATTGCACAAGATCTGCTAAGGGCTGCAGATCAGTATCTTTTGGAGGGGCTTAAGAGACTCTGTGAATATACAATAGCACAG gaTATATCACTGGAAAATGTTGCGAGCATGTATGAACTTTCAGAAGCTTTTCATGCTATTTCGTTGAGGCACACATGCATTTTGTTTATCTTGGAGCATTTTGATAAATTGAATGCTAAGCCCAG ATTGGTAGATCTCATCGATGTCAAGCCATTTGAAGGTTCTTATAGGATGGTTAATATGGCTCATAATCTTCCCCAATACCAGAGTGCTGTTCCACGTGTATACATTGTAACATTGTTTCCATTTTCTTGA
- the LOC110601826 gene encoding ARM REPEAT PROTEIN INTERACTING WITH ABF2 isoform X5 has translation MEPQRSQDQSLSERKGQKRKLEEEIEEKQREISAAVPFGDAREALLYEVTAQVNILNSTFSWNEADRAAAKRATHVLAEFAKNEELVNVIVEGGAVPALIKHLQAPYTNEADRNPKPFEHEVEKGSAFALGLLAVKPEHQQLIVDAGALSLLVDLLKRHKDGSSSRAVNSVIRRAADAITNLAHENSSIKTRVRVEGGIPPLVELLEFTDTKVQRAAAGALRTLAFKNDENKKQIVECNALPTLILMLRSEDAAIHYEAVGVIGNLVHSSPSIKKEVLAAGALQPVIGLLSSSCCSESQREAALLLGQFAATDSDCKDSHNQAGIAHNGGLVPLLKLLDSKNGSLQHNAAFALYGLADNEDNVSDFIRVGGVQKLQDGEFIVQATKDCVSKTLKRLEEKIHGRVLNHLLYLMRVAEKAVQRRVALALAHLCSPDDQRTIFIDNNGLELLLGLLGSTSPKQQIDGAVALYRLANKAMSLSPVDAAPPSPTPQVYLGEQYVNNSTLSDVTFLVEGRRFCAHRICLLASSDAFRAMFDGGYLEKDARDIDIPNIRWEVFELMMRFIYTGSIDISLDIAQDLLRAADQYLLEGLKRLCEYTIAQDISLENVASMYELSEAFHAISLRHTCILFILEHFDKLNAKPRLVDLIDVKPFEGSYRMVNMAHNLPQYQSAVPRVYIVTLFPFS, from the exons ATGGAGCCGCAGAGGAGCCAAGATCAGAGTCTCTCCGAGAGGAAGGGACAGAAGCGGAAACTGGAGGAAGAGATAGAAGAGAAGCAGCGAGAGATCTCAGCTGCGGTCCCCTTCGGCGATGCGCGTGAAGCACTTTTATACGAGGTGACTGCGCAGGTAAATATCCTTAACTCGACCTTCTCTTGGAACGAGGCCGATCGGGCAGCTGCCAAGCGCGCCACTCACGTCCTTGCAGAGTTCGCCAAAAACG AGGAATTAGTGAACGTAATTGTTGAAGGAGGTGCAGTTCCAGCTCTTATCAAGCATCTTCAAGCGCCTTACACGAATGAAGCTGACCGTAATCCGAAACCGTTTGAGCACGAGGTGGAAAAGGGGAGTGCTTTCGCTCTAGGACTGCTTGCCGTCAAG CCAGAGCATCAGCAACTCATAGTTGATGCTGGCGCTCTGTCACTTCTTGTGGACCTGTTGAAGAGGCACAAGGATGGTTCTAGTTCTCGGGCAGTAAATAGTGTAATTAGAAGGGCAGCTGATGCTATCACCAATCTAGCTCATGAGAACAGCAGCATTAAGACACGTGTTAG GGTGGAAGGTGGGATTCCTCCTCTGGTTGAGTTGCTTGAATTCACTGACACAAAGGTGCAAAGGGCTGCTGCTGGGGCACTACGCACTCTGGCTTTCAAGAATGATGAGAATAAAAAGCAG ATTGTTGAATGTAATGCTCTTCCCACCCTCATTCTAATGCTACGGTCCGAGGATGCTGCTATACACTATGAAGCT GTTGGTGTGATAGGAAATCTGGTGCATTCATCCCCAAGTATAAAGAAAGAAGTACTTGCTGCTGGTGCTCTGCAACCTGTTATTGGCTTACTTAG CAGTTCCTGCTGCTCTGAGAGCCAGAGGGAGGCTGCTTTGTTACTTGGACAATTTGCTGCAACAGACTCCGATTGCAAG GACTCGCATAATCAAGCTGGTATAGCTCATAATGGTGGTTTAGTGCCACTACTGAAGCTTCTGGATTCAAAAAATGGATCTCTTCAACATAATGCTGCATTTGCCCTATATGGTCTTGCCGACAATGAG GATAATGTGTCCGATTTTATTAGGGTGGGAGGTGTCCAGAAGCTGCAGGATGGGGAATTTATTGTTCAA GCAACAAAAGATTGTGTATCAAAGACTTTGAAAAGATTAGAGGAGAAGATTCACGGACga GTTCTAAACCATTTGTTATATCTAATGCGTGTAGCAGAGAAAGCTGTCCAACGACGTGTTGCTTTAGCTCTTGCACATCTTTGTTCCCCAGATGATCAGAGAACCATATTCATTGATAACAATG GATTGGAGTTGCTGCTTGGTCTCCTAGGCTCTACAAGCCCAAAGCAACAAATTGATGGCGCTGTCGCTCTCTACAGGTTGGCAAATAAAGCAATGTCTCTCTCCCCTGTGGATGCAGCCCCACCTTCTCCAACACCACAG GTATATTTGGGGGAGCAGTATGTAAACAATTCTACTTTGTCTGATGTTACCTTTCTGGTCGAAG GTAGACGGTTCTGTGCCCATAGAATTTGCCTGCTTGCTTCTTCAGATGCATTTCGTGCAATGTTTGATGGAGGCTACCTG GAGAAGGATGCAAGGGATATTGACATTCCAAACATTAGATGGGAGGTTTTTGAGTTGATGATGAG ATTCATTTACACAGGATCAATAGATATTTCATTAGATATTGCACAAGATCTGCTAAGGGCTGCAGATCAGTATCTTTTGGAGGGGCTTAAGAGACTCTGTGAATATACAATAGCACAG gaTATATCACTGGAAAATGTTGCGAGCATGTATGAACTTTCAGAAGCTTTTCATGCTATTTCGTTGAGGCACACATGCATTTTGTTTATCTTGGAGCATTTTGATAAATTGAATGCTAAGCCCAG ATTGGTAGATCTCATCGATGTCAAGCCATTTGAAGGTTCTTATAGGATGGTTAATATGGCTCATAATCTTCCCCAATACCAGAGTGCTGTTCCACGTGTATACATTGTAACATTGTTTCCATTTTCTTGA